The nucleotide sequence GCACGGAAACTCGTCACAGATGCGACTCGCAACACTGCACAGAACGGTAAGCAAAGCCCCGGCTTTCATGGCGGTGGCCTCCTTGTGAGTCTCCACAAGTGTTTCGATACAAGGCACGACGTACTTGACACTCTTCGCGTTACGCGCTCTTTCTATCATCCCAGCAGGTGTCATCTTTGGAGCATCTGCTACAGCAACTTCAATCAAGAACAAATCCTTACCCAAATCGGCAAAATGAGTTTGTGCACCTTGGAACACATCTTGTTGCAACTGCCGTCGAACGTCATGAAGCTTTGACTCGATATGCTTCAGCTTCGCAGTTGCCGCATCAAACACACTCGACGTTCCTGGCGAGGGAATCAGCAAACCACTCTCCTCAGCGGACTGGCGATCGAACAAGCCTTCGATACGTTTGGTGCTGGTTTCCGCAGTAGTAACTTCCTCGAGAAGCTCCTCTAAAAGTGCAGGAACGTCAGCGCTCTGCTCGGACGCGACCTCGCGACACCGTTCGAGGAACTGCCTGCCCCAGCCAACCATCGCGACTAGGGCTTGCACGGACGAGAGAATGATGCCAAGGTTCTTCTTGTACTGTACCATGGGATCGATGTACGCGATGTTTTGCGAGTCGTTCAGTTTTATGTCGGACAAGCGCGAAAGAAAGCGCTCGAAGTCGATAGACACTACGAACGAGAAAAGAGATAGCCCCTCGTTAGAGCGGGATCGCTTCACTCCGACTTGGTCGCCAACCTCCATTTCCTTCAAAGAGTGCACCAAATTGTACCGTGCCAAAAACTGTACTGTGTCCTGGCGTGCCGCGATGACCCGCGCGTTGGCAgacggccgcagcagccaggAGCGGAAAAGGCGACGCCCGCCGTTCGTGCTGCAGCGATTTAGGCACTCATTCAACGAATGCTTGTCAGACCCATCATGCAAATTTGTTAGCACTTCCAAGTTGCTCACAGTGGTGGCATCCAGTACCAGACCCTTATCAAAGCGGCGCTCAAAACTCATAATGGACGACTTTCTGCCAGCTGCCTCGTCCAGCATAGCATCTGGTGCCGCCACCCCACAGTCCACACTAATCGCACTAGGCAAATGTGCCGTGTACTCTGTTGCCGCTGAGAAAATAGCAATGTCGCTTGTGAGACAAAGGAATGTAAAGTAACTCGCCATTACCTCCTCTGCCGTTGCTATATCAGGCATTGACAGACTTGTCAGTGTCTTGTTGGAGATTTGCTCTACCGGGAACCCTTCGCCTTCAGTCCACTTCGTAATTTCGTCGCAAGTGCTCTTGAAAGCCTGATACCCTTCAACATCATTGGAAGCCCAATCGCTGCTTGGTATTATCACTTCCTTTGGGTTCAACTGTAGTAAAAGAGCGCTCAGTGCTCGCAAGGTGGAGTTGTTCAGAGAGCCAGGAaattctttctctctcttaaTACCAAACTCTGAGGAAATACTGTCACAGTCAGTTCTGAACGCTCGGTTGTGATAATCACATGCGCACCGATACGCAACACGGCGTGACAGATCAACCGCAAACGCGTCAATCACAAACTCCCCGTCGCGATAAACAGGGGCAAGTGACACAATAAACACCTCCCGGTGATCAGACAGCATCGACGGATCTTTCAACGTTCCTGGGGTAAGGATCTCGACCAGTTCACGAGGAACAACCTTCATCTTCGCCGCTTGAGCCTCGTTTTCGCCCTCCTTCATCTGCTCAACACGCCCCACTTTGTACCcacgaaaaacaaacaacCGAGCCCATTCGTGGTAGCTTTGTTCGGGAACGCCAGCCAGCCGCATTTTTCCACGATTCGATGTGTCAAATACCATTTTCAGGCCAAATTCACGATTAGCAATAACAGCGTCGTAGTCATATAGCTCGTAGAATTTGCCCTTTTTGAAGAAAACTACAACGTTGTAGTGCTTTGACTTAATGTCCCAGTACTGTCTTTCCATGTTGGCCATTGC is from Leishmania panamensis strain MHOM/PA/94/PSC-1 chromosome 35 sequence and encodes:
- a CDS encoding mismatch repair protein MSH8, putative (TriTrypDB/GeneDB-style sysID: LpmP.35.2020), giving the protein MALVDSQVDVNSMSFTYPFLEGIDPTAPPSTITIPQKYLDAMANMERQYWDIKSKHYNVVVFFKKGKFYELYDYDAVIANREFGLKMVFDTSNRGKMRLAGVPEQSYHEWARLFVFRGYKVGRVEQMKEGENEAQAAKMKVVPRELVEILTPGTLKDPSMLSDHREVFIVSLAPVYRDGEFVIDAFAVDLSRRVAYRCACDYHNRAFRTDCDSISSEFGIKREKEFPGSLNNSTLRALSALLLQLNPKEVIIPSSDWASNDVEGYQAFKSTCDEITKWTEGEGFPVEQISNKTLTSLSMPDIATAEEVMASYFTFLCLTSDIAIFSAATEYTAHLPSAISVDCGVAAPDAMLDEAAGRKSSIMSFERRFDKGLVLDATTVSNLEVLTNLHDGSDKHSLNECLNRCSTNGGRRLFRSWLLRPSANARVIAARQDTVQFLARYNLVHSLKEMEVGDQVGVKRSRSNEGLSLFSFVVSIDFERFLSRLSDIKLNDSQNIAYIDPMVQYKKNLGIILSSVQALVAMVGWGRQFLERCREVASEQSADVPALLEELLEEVTTAETSTKRIEGLFDRQSAEESGLLIPSPGTSSVFDAATAKLKHIESKLHDVRRQLQQDVFQGAQTHFADLGKDLFLIEVAVADAPKMTPAGMIERARNAKSVKYVVPCIETLVETHKEATAMKAGALLTVLCSVASRICDEFPCLFSATRALSYLDCLLSLAQLQHAFPTVCYPQLCTAHERNVAVVRGCDMIHPLLIAKNPVANSVSLDDVEGRVLLLTGPNMAGKSTLMRTVAINVLLAQLGGPVLATKMEFSPIDRIFTRIGARDASHKGQSTLYVELSETAAILHSASARSLCLVDELGRGTSTHDGMAIAYATLHALTATNPAAPLTIFSTHYHALAMEQARRATQTPTDTRARAVQLGYMDFVLKSETAAAFSDEKANDASCSCAQGSCVSSVAFLYRLVRGICSRSYGVEVAVMAGIPHTLVQLAKAKSEALSRETAFHEDVRSIEKFICI